A window of the Pseudoliparis swirei isolate HS2019 ecotype Mariana Trench chromosome 13, NWPU_hadal_v1, whole genome shotgun sequence genome harbors these coding sequences:
- the pdk2a gene encoding pyruvate dehydrogenase (acetyl-transferring) kinase isozyme 2, mitochondrial, whose translation MKFVRFIMKNAALASVPKHIEHFSKFSPSPLSMKQFLDFGSINACEKTSFVFLRQELPVRLSNIMKEINLLPNKLLTTASVQTVQSWYIQSLMEILEFLDKNPDDFKVLGEFVDALVTIRNRHNDVVPTMAQGIIEYKEAFPQDLVTNQNIQYFLDRFYMSRISIRMLINQHTLIFDGTLNPLHPNIIGSIEPQCEVGDVVQDAFHSAKMLCDQYYLRSPDLILQEMCSKKKKNLPMSIVYVPSHLYHMLFELFKNAMRATIETHDNSNTLPPIHVRLSLGDEDMSIKVSDKGRGVPFRRIENFFSYMFSTAPTPQMGEHTRPPLAGFGYGLPISRLYAQYFQGDLKLYSMEGHGTDAVIYLKALSTDSIERLPVYNRTALKNYKVSQEVDDWCIPSKEPLDLSVYKVPK comes from the exons atgaagTTCGTGAGGTTCATCATGAAGAACGCCGCGTTGGCCAGCGTTCCTAAACACATCGAGCATTTCTCTAAATTCTCTCCCTCGCCGCTCTCCATGAAGCAATTCCTCGATTTCG GTTCCATCAACGCCTGTGAGAAGACGTCCTTTGTGTTCCTGAGACAGGAGCTCCCAGTGAGGCTTTCCAACATCATGAAGGAGATCAACCTGCTGCCCAACAAGCTGCTCACGACCGCGTCGGTGCAGACGGTGCAGAGCTG gTACATCCAGAGTTTAATGGAGATCCTTGAATTCCTAGACAAGAATCCTGATGACTTCAAAGTCTTGGGAGA GTTTGTTGACGCCTTGGTGACCATCAGAAACCGGCACAACGATGTGGTGCCGACTATGGCCCAGGGCATCATCGAATACAAAGAGGCCTTCCCTCAGGACCTGGTGACCAACCAGAACATCCAGTACTTCCTGGACCGCTTCTACATGAGCCGCATCTCTATTCGCATGCTCATCAACCAGCACA CTCTTATTTTCGATGGAACCCTCAACCCGCTCCACCCAAACATCATCGGGAGCATTGAACCCCAGTGTGAAGTCGGAGATGTAGTCCAGG ATGCTTTCCACAGTGCCAAGATGCTGTGTGACCAGTACTACCTCCGCTCCCCTGATCTGATCCTCCAGGAGATGTGCA gcaagaagaagaagaacctccCTATGAGCATCGTGTACGTGCCCTCTCACCTCTACCACATGCTGTTTGAGCTCTTCAAG AACGCCATGAGGGCCACAATTGAGACTCATGACAACAGCAACACCCTCCCACCCATTCACGTCAGGTTGTCCCTCGGAGACGAGGACATGTCCATCAAG GTGAGCGACAAGGGTAGAGGTGTCCCCTTTCGGAGGATCGAGAACTTCTTCAGCTACATGTTCTCCACCGCTCCGACTCCACAGATGGGAGAGCACACACGGCCTCCGCTG GCTGGCTTCGGCTACGGTCTGCCCATCTCCCGCCTCTACGCCCAGTACTTCCAGGGGGACCTGAAGCTCTACTCCATGGAGGGCCACGGCACGGACGCCGTCATCTACTTGAAG gcgctGTCCACAGACTCCATCGAGAGGTTGCCGGTGTACAACAGAACCGCTCTGAAGAACTACAAAGTGAGCCAAGAAGTGGACGACTGGTGCATACCCAGTAAAGAGCCTCTGGATCTGAGCGTCTATAAGGTTCCCAAGTGA